A region of the Chryseobacterium cucumeris genome:
TTCGGCTCCAAATGAGATGAGTAAATTTTCAGTGATCATAGTTCTATTTTTATTTTCAGCTAAAATTTTAAATGCTCTTTAAGAGACTGTTTAATGCTTCAAAATTTATAATAATAAAGGAACTGTGATTTTCTTGATTTCCTATGCAATGTGGTACCATTAATATACCACATATAATCACTTTTTTTGAGTAATTCTTTTGTTTAAATATTGATCCAGATCATAAAAAGTAACCTTGGTAATCCACTACATTTACAACCCATCAAAAAGTAACAGTACAAACAATGGCAAACAGGCTGATAAAAGCTGTTAAGAAATTTTATTAAAAAAATAACGTGGTATCTATGTGGTACACGCTTTTAATAAAATTTTAATCATTTTTTCTTTCTTTGCCAATATAAAATTGATATAAAATTCACATGTGGAATTTTTTTAACATAATTATTCAATAAATACAACCTATACACTATGAAACATTACATTATATTAACTAAAAGTAACAGAATTTTGAATACATAAAAATTAATTTACCCTCAATTAGTAAATCAGCAAAATACAGATAGAAAAGAGAAAAAAAGACTTTGTACTGATATGCGCAAAAGATGCCGTATCTGAAATAAGTAGAGATGAGAAAGTATTATGAAAAATAAAAAACCTGAAACGAACATAGAGGATTTGAATCAAAAGATTCTTGTACAAGACGAAATTATGGCTCTTGCCAAAGCAAATTCTCCACGACTGCTGAATAAATTCAGACTCGTCTATCCCGATTTTTTTAAGAAGTTATCTGCTATACAGCCTGCACTAAAAAATTCTGAATTGATCTTTTGTATTTACCTTAAGCTCAATATGACAACAAAGGAAATTGCAACCTGTATTTTTGTAACTCCAAAAGCGATACAAAACAGGAAAAACAGGATCAGAAAAAAACTCAATATCCCTTCGGAATTTGATATCTATAAATGGTTTAATGAAATTTAAACCATTTTTTTTAAACTTCTACAATAGTTTTATCCAAATCGTGATACAAAAGGATTTTCCAGCGGTTTTCTTTTGCTTCTTTTTCCCACTTCAGCCGTAATTCCATCGCCTTTCTACCGTCAAAATCACTTTTGTAAGCTAAATGATATTTTAAATAAGAAGCCTGCGGGAGGTCATCAGCTCCATAGAAAACAGTTTCATTATTTTCTCTGATCCAGAACACCTGCATAAAAGGCGTGTGTCCGCCTGCAACTTCATAGGAAATTTCATCTGTGATCTGTCCTTTATCATCATTCATCCATGTGATATTCGGGAGCTGAATCAGTTTTTCCAGGATCTCAAAATCAAAAGACGGATTGCCTTTATTTTCCATTGCAAAATCCAGTTCGCGTTTCTGTATATAAATCTGAGCGTTTGGAAAAGCGGCTTCAAAACCATTTTCTGTGAGCTTCACAGCTCCTTCAATATGATCTTTATGAAGATGGGACAGCAATAACCTGGTGACTTGTTGAGGACGGATATTTTCCTTTTCAAGAATTTCTGAAACCACAGTTGTTCCGGAACTGTTTTTCCAGCCAATGCCGGCATCCAGAAGGATATGGTCATTCTCAGTGATGATAAGAAATGGTTGAACCGACATTTTGATTCCACCAGCCTTATCAAAATTTTCTTCTGTTAAAAGCGTAAAATCCTTGGTTTTGCTTGCCGAAAAATTGCCTTCTTTAAGTGGAATGATTTTCATGCTGCAAATTTCCTTATTATTTCTAAGATTCAAAAAGTTTTTCGTCAATATATATTATCCATAAAAACAATCAGACAGACAGAATACTGAAATCA
Encoded here:
- a CDS encoding helix-turn-helix transcriptional regulator codes for the protein MKNKKPETNIEDLNQKILVQDEIMALAKANSPRLLNKFRLVYPDFFKKLSAIQPALKNSELIFCIYLKLNMTTKEIATCIFVTPKAIQNRKNRIRKKLNIPSEFDIYKWFNEI
- a CDS encoding MBL fold metallo-hydrolase, with translation MKIIPLKEGNFSASKTKDFTLLTEENFDKAGGIKMSVQPFLIITENDHILLDAGIGWKNSSGTTVVSEILEKENIRPQQVTRLLLSHLHKDHIEGAVKLTENGFEAAFPNAQIYIQKRELDFAMENKGNPSFDFEILEKLIQLPNITWMNDDKGQITDEISYEVAGGHTPFMQVFWIRENNETVFYGADDLPQASYLKYHLAYKSDFDGRKAMELRLKWEKEAKENRWKILLYHDLDKTIVEV